GGACTCTGCCACTATATCGGCGATCGCCTTTTCAGCTCTTTCTTCCTCGGATGTCACCAAGTAGATGAGAGGATATTGAGCTTTAATGAGAGTGTTTAGTTCTTCTTTCATGGGATCAACCTCTTTAGTATAGGCAGTTTACTGTCGTTACCGACTATGAATCACCGTTTAGCAGGGAATTAACTCCTCTTGCCCTTCTGTACCAGTAGTCACGGAAGATTTTTCGCCAATTAAGGGAAACTCTTCATCAACAATACTAGGTTGGTTTTTCAACGAAATCATTTTGCCATCACGCATTACCATTGCGGCATTACACTCAGGGCAAACGTGTACTTGGTGAGTTTTGCCATAACTGGCCTCTACTTCCTCCACGGTTTCCGGATGTTGAAGATAAAAGCTAATAGCTTTTTCGACTAAAGCTGACATGGAATCAGTTTCGATCGCCGCCTTTACTTTCAATTGACGGTGTAAGGTAGGTGGAAGATAAAGAGTAACTTTTTGCTTATCTTGCATATTCGCTTTATTTTGATATGCCCAAATTGCGATGTTTTTAATTTAACTGCTTTTTTTTCATCTGTCAAGATGTCAACCCGTTATAACGGTAATATTGTTACAAAACTTTACATTAATCTGATAAAATCATCTCAGTTTGACGCAATAATACCTTAATTTAGAAAGGTTTGAGGGCATAGGAATTGAAATTAGTTTTAAAGAATATTGAGATATTTATGAGTTTGCAAACTCATCCGCCATTGTGAATGAGAAAGAATATAGTCTATGACTAATTTTTGACTAGCAGGATTTTCCCACTGAGGTTGTAAGTATTTGACTGTATATTTAGGTAGTTTTTCCGCCTCTGAAGCCGCCCATTTTAAATCGTTTTCATTATCAATAACTACCTTTAATTCATCTACGTGAGCATAAATACTTTCATGGGGCTTTTTATATGGTTTAGGAGAAAGAGTTACCCAATCAAATTCCCCAGTAAAAACATTGCTTCCAGAAGTTTCTAAATGAGTTTGATAACCTCCATATTTCAATATTTTAGTTAAAGGTAGAAGATTGTGTAACAAAGGCTCTCCTCCGGTGATAATAATATGTTTAGTCTCAACCGTATTGATTTCATTCAATAAATTTTCTACCGTAAACAGAGGGTGTTTTTTCATTGACCAAGTTTCTTTTTGATCACACCAAGGGCAGTAAACATCACATCCTGCCAGGCGAATAAAAAAAGCATTAACCCCTGCCCAAAAGCCTTCCCCTTGTAAAGAATGAAAAATCTCCACCACAGGATACTCTACTTTTAAATAGTCTTTTATATCTTCTTCTTTTTTATTAAATAAAAGCATTGACCTTACTCCTATATTAAAAATATTAGTTTATAACGCCGAAATAATTAATGATTAAGTTATCATCACTATTGTTAATGATTTCGTGATTTTCTTTTGGTTCAACTAAGACACAAACACCTTTTTCTAAAATATATTCTCGCTCATTAATTTTAATAATTCCCGTTCCTTGTTCTACATAAAAAACTTCCCACATATCATCATGATTATGAACATATGCAATTTGTTGAGGAGCGAAAATAGCCTGTGAAAAATTAGTAATATGGGGTAATTTTCCCTTGCTTAAAATAGTCTTTTTTTTTATAGATTGATTATGAGATACTGACTGATTAGGTAAATTTTTTAGAGAAATATATTCCATACTGACCAAGGAATTTATATTTTTATAGACATATTATTATAAACTATTTTAAACCTCAGATGTAATGTAAATACAGAAAACTTTTATTTGCTTTTGTCACCGGCAAAACTTGAGAGTGAAACAACTTTAGGATGAAAAGTCACCAAATTATCAACGGCAAAAATTTTTTCTACTATTGACTTTAAAACATTAACCACGACACTATTGCCAAATTGTTTATAGGCAATATTTTTACTATCACTAATTACAAAATCGTCGGGAAATCCCATAATTCTGGCACATTCTCTTGATGCTAATTTCCTGATTTTACCATTGATTAAATAAATTCCTGTTTTCGCACCGGCGCCACCACCATAAGCTGATAGAGTGATAGCATGACCAAATTGATGATATATTCTTTCTCCCTGTCCACCTTTATTAATCATCCCGATTCTGATGGGTTTTTGTGGATAATTACCGAAAATATCTCTATTTATCTCTAAATTATTCTTAATTTTTATATCACTTCTATTAATAATAAAATCTTTAATTTCTGAGTCATCTAAACAAAAATCGATTAAACTGGTTGCTTTACTATAACTATGAGGAAAGATAAACTTTTTCACGTTTAAATCTTTTCTAAAACCTAGAATATAGATTCTTTCTCGCTTTTGAGGTACACCAAAATTAGAAGCATTTAACACTTTATAAAAAACATCATAACCAATCTCATTTAAACTATTTTCAACAACTTTTAAAGTTTTTCCCTCATCATGCCTGGCAAAATTTTTCACATTTTCTAAGATTAATAATGACGGTTGATGATATTGAGCAATTCTCACAATATCAAAAAATAAAGTACCCCTAGTATCATTAAACCCTAATTGTTTTCCCGAAATACTAAAGGCTTGACAAGGAAAACCAGCACACAAAATATCATGACTAGGAATCTCATTTTCGGGAATTATCGTTATATCTCCTTCGGGTAAAATTCCATAATTTTTTAAGTAAATTCCCTGACAATGTTTATCCCATTCAGAAGCGAAAACACATTTAGCACCATAATAACTTAATGCTTGGTGAAAACCACCAATTCCTGCAAATAAATCGATAAATTTTACATATTTTAAAACTTTCATTCAATTATTTTAAAGAGATTGTATCAACATATTATTAAAGAATAATAGTTTCAATAAAATTTATTATATCATTGTGAAAATTATCATAACATTTTTCAAATTTTTCTCCTAAATCAATGATTCTTTCTGGTTTTAATTCATAAGTATATAAATTTCTTGCTACATGAAGAAAACCTCTAAATTCATTAATTTGTCGGTAAGTATCATTTCTAATCTTTTTCTTTTAGGAATTATATCATTAGAAACATTCCAATAATTTGATGCTTTGTCCATATTATATGCCATAAATTCTAGATCGATTTTTTCTAATTTTCTCACTTCTAATTGGTTAATATCTATTTCTAAAACTTTAATTATTTCGTCACCAATTGCTTTAGCTAACATCGGAATAACAGCATTGCCAATTTCTCGAAAACCATGCCAAATTGTCTCGTGAAACAAAAACCAATCAGGAAATGTGTGCAGTCTTCCAGCTTCTCTAACTGTAATACATCTTGGCTGATTGTAGTGGATGGGACGAGCGGCTGTGTAAGCCCCTTTATCTCTGGCTGTTCCAGCCCTTAATGTATTACATAATCCTGTAGGTGAAAGTTTCAAGAAACGACTGGTTTTCTCCACTTCTCCTTGATGGGTATTTTGAAAACGTTGTT
This is a stretch of genomic DNA from Cyanobacterium aponinum PCC 10605. It encodes these proteins:
- a CDS encoding 7-carboxy-7-deazaguanine synthase QueE — protein: MLLFNKKEEDIKDYLKVEYPVVEIFHSLQGEGFWAGVNAFFIRLAGCDVYCPWCDQKETWSMKKHPLFTVENLLNEINTVETKHIIITGGEPLLHNLLPLTKILKYGGYQTHLETSGSNVFTGEFDWVTLSPKPYKKPHESIYAHVDELKVVIDNENDLKWAASEAEKLPKYTVKYLQPQWENPASQKLVIDYILSHSQWRMSLQTHKYLNIL
- a CDS encoding DNA cytosine methyltransferase, with the protein product MKVLKYVKFIDLFAGIGGFHQALSYYGAKCVFASEWDKHCQGIYLKNYGILPEGDITIIPENEIPSHDILCAGFPCQAFSISGKQLGFNDTRGTLFFDIVRIAQYHQPSLLILENVKNFARHDEGKTLKVVENSLNEIGYDVFYKVLNASNFGVPQKRERIYILGFRKDLNVKKFIFPHSYSKATSLIDFCLDDSEIKDFIINRSDIKIKNNLEINRDIFGNYPQKPIRIGMINKGGQGERIYHQFGHAITLSAYGGGAGAKTGIYLINGKIRKLASRECARIMGFPDDFVISDSKNIAYKQFGNSVVVNVLKSIVEKIFAVDNLVTFHPKVVSLSSFAGDKSK
- a CDS encoding cupin domain-containing protein, producing the protein MEYISLKNLPNQSVSHNQSIKKKTILSKGKLPHITNFSQAIFAPQQIAYVHNHDDMWEVFYVEQGTGIIKINEREYILEKGVCVLVEPKENHEIINNSDDNLIINYFGVIN